The genomic stretch ACATTTCAGGTGTTCACAAGTTTGCATGCAACAGAAGTCACGGTAGGTGATTAATGATTATAAAAGGTTGAGATAAGGTTTGTACTTCAAAAGCGGGTTTGTGTGAGCATGAGGAAGGTGTGTCTCCTATCATACACTTTCTCTCCCAAGCTGAGACTACTGCTCagtgcctcagccttctcttcttcttcccatACTAGGACCACAGCCTCATGACACTTCTTTCCATCAGCAGCCCAGGAACCGTTACTAACATTTACTGACAGCATGCTCTAAGGTACATCGGAATCTATGAAAGAAATGCATCCACAGAGTGGAAGGACAGAAATGCTGCTGGGATTACCCCACATGGTAGTACTGGGTCTATAAAGAGTGCACCAAAACTCATTGTTTCCATCTAGTGTTGGAGTCCTCTGTGCCACTGAAGGCTGTCAGAGTTGTCACAGACTGTAGTactttggcatttttttaataagctttttcttttctcatgaaACTGAGGCAAGTAGTACACTGAAACATAACTTATAGTGaagataaatatgaaaaatcaaTGTTGAAGTacctggggtttgggtttggttttgttttgttttaataaccaAAGCCAGTTGGTACAATTgagaaaaattgatttttttttcattgatgcAAGCCTGCTTTTTTTGGTGATAAGCAAACAACAGAAAGTATTTCCCATCTCTACATATAACTTCCATCTAACCCCTTATCCTATTGGGTATAAAATGAAGTTGCAAAACAGTAGTTCACCATTGTACATCAGATAACATAAACCAACAACAAGTTTCTAGTTCATGAACTCATTGTTCATGAACCATAACAGTTCAGTTCATGACTGAAACAATTCATGAACTGTGGGGCCAGATCCTTCTCAGTTATCGATTACTgggtttttaaatgttgtttaatGTTTAAAGGTGATAAACTCTCACCATAGAAGTTTATAAGTAGGTGGCTGGGCAGCTGCCTTTGGGATACAATTTACTCCTCCAGGGCATTCAGCGCTGTACATCACTAGTGGAGCTTTCTTTCATGTGCAGTTTCTGCATGCTCATTTTCAAGCCTGGTGGGAAAGCTTTGACCTTATTGAGAACTGCCCTCCAAAAAGAGCAGCCAGCTCCATCACCAGCACTGTCCCCATATTGGTAGTTTACAACATAGGATTAACTTAATGGGAATTTTCAGACAGCTTAGGAGAAGGTAATGCACAGAAATGGACTTGTTGCTCATAACCTCTGAAAAGGATGTCAAATGAACACTAGAAAAAGGTGTGTTCAAGCTAGACTGACAGATGAAGAATGACAATCATGCATGTCCCACATGGGGCATTTACAGAAATCTGCTTGGGTCTTTAATATCCGATCAGCAATCTTTCCTACTCCTGACTCCATATCCTTTTGAAAGACCCCTTGGTCTTTCAGGAGCAACTGGTactccttttccttcatttgaaCATATATAACCAGTTAGAGTGAACCAAGTGGCACTAGAGACTTTTCTGGTAGAGGATTAGCTCTGCCACTTTCAACACAAGCACTAAATAAACTTATCTGGATGAAAGGGGAAGGCATTAGGGCTTTCTTCTACACTACTCTGTTTCAGGAGTACTCACAAGTTGCAATACTTGAATATCCCTTTCATGCTTTCCATCTGCTATAGAATATGCTGTACTTGATTCAGAGACCTGGTTGGTACCCAACAACCTGAATGGGAATTTACAGAAGACATCCATGCCCAGAAAAGcttaaaacataattaaatagcctatgaaagaaaaggaagatacattttaaaaaggctttctttTGGGGGTTAGATATTGACACCTTGACATAACGGGAAAGATGTAAATGAATCAATCTGGCAGAtggaagtgacagaaaaagaactgaTGAATAGCTAAAATCTTAAGTCCTTCAATGTCTATGAAAGGAGAATGGGTATACAGAAGTATGGATGGACAGTACATGAGACAGATGGAAAGGGAGGACACCATGGGGCAGACAGAGAGCAGACTGTGCTTATGGATTTTCTTCAGGCTCTTTCAGAGCAATATAGCCAAGTCCTCCAAGCCTGGCTTTGGTTGTAGGGACAGCTCTTACAGAGATGGACATGGCATAAGAAACTTAGATGAAATGGAAGCTATCAAGTCTGGCTCCTGTTGAGGAGGAAAGTTTGCAACTCACCAAAATTCAGGTGAGCTTCAGTTCAACAAAACAGTTTATCATTTGCATAAAAGTTACATATCACTTAAATTTTCTTAACTGATAAAACTTTAGGTTTGCTAGGTTATGATTTAATCTCAGTGCTGGATAGTAGGAAATAACATTACTGCATCATGCAGGATTTCTCATTAGCTTTCTATCTTTAAATACCAAGGTGTTGTCAGTTAGGTTTTGATGTAAGGATGCTTAAACATCTATGTTCTTGCCTcttcaataaaaacaaaataaaattttatacctgagacagttttttcttctgatcaCAGTTTATTCCTCCAATAAAAAACATGTTTGGCATCACTGGTCTCGGGAACTCAAACACAAAATCATATCTCATCAGCCAAACAGATCCACAGCTTAGAAGATCTGTAGCTGTCACTTTCTTTTGTAAAATCTCATATGCAAGTTCTTCAAATTGAGCGAATAGAGGCTTACAGTAAACGAACTCCAGCATATGGATCAGCATGTTCTTCACACGTTGAGCAAATGTCATGCTATCTGAATTAAGTAGGAAGAGTCTGGGGATATAGGAAGGAGGGTTTGGACACTGGGTAGCTTCATAATCCATACCGCAAGGAAACCCCCGCAAGAAGTAGACAGAAGGAACTGCAAGATACTCAGCAATTATCGGTCCGCACATCAGAATTGGATCTGCAAAAACCACATCAAATTTGCTCTCTCTCAAATAGTCCATCATGTCTTTGTTGTGCAAAAGGCTCTCACAGGTGGTGAAAAAGAACCTGAAAATTTCTAATATGTTTTGATAcattgtaataataatattcaAAACAGATTGTTCAATAAAATGAGTGTTAACAAATGACTTGAGCAGAACAGCTAAATGTTGCTCTGTGTAAGGTACTGGATACACTTTCACTGTATAATTCTGAGGCTCCTTTGGCTTCATATACAAACTTGTTGATGGTACAACCACAACAACTTCATGTCCATTTTGCTGGAGTTTCCCCACCACTGGGCGCATGCTGAGCCAGTGACTTCCATCCTGAGGTATCACCAGGATCTTTCCACCTTCAGCAAAGGTTAAAGATAACATCAGAAGAAGAAACATCCAAATACGTTggtaaaaacactgaaatggaaGAGCCATTTTGGTGGAAGTAAACTGGAGAGTTCTGCTCTGGAGGCATCCGACACAGTCCTTTACATGAAGGTCCATGCAAGCTTTAACTTTTCTGCAGGGAACTTAGtgactgtgaaaataaatatttaacttccCAGTATTGCTGTGGTGACCCTTCAATATTGCAACTGCTCGTATAACAGGGAAGGAGAGCACACTGTTCTTGGAAAAAGATGTCCCCCTTTGtactttttgttaatttttaagcTTGGAAGTATGTCAGCACGTTCCTTCCTTCATGAAACTAAGATGACCAGGGATGTCATCTACTAGTAATACTTGTGGTTAATACCATTGACTTGGTAAGTACCGCATAAGAAAATAagcctggttttgctttcaaaaggcAGCCTTTAAAATACACCCAGCAGAATGGATGGAAATTGCAACACCATTTCTTTTATGGAATAGCCTAACTGAGAGCACCTAACCAGTATGCAGAAGGCTGATGTTAAATTCCCACCTCCTGGAAGCAGTTAAACCTGCATGTCTTACAAATATATCACAGCTACCAGATGCAATCCCATGCAATCCCAAATCTAAGGAGGAGAAGAACAATCCTGTTTGGCTTTTCTCCCCATggtactagaaaaaaaaaaaaaaaaaaaaaagaactaaattaTGGGTTCAGGGCAAGTGAAGGGAAAGGAGGCTGGTGTAGACCTTTTGGGACACAAAGGAGGAGCCTTGGTCTTTGGTCACTTCCTGAAAACCCTTTTCATACATTGtgagcaaaacaaaatttaggAGGAGATATGATATCTTTTACTAAGCCCATTGATAACACACACATGGAAAACCCCACCAAGCAAACTAGGCTTCTGAACTCTCCTCCTTTCACAGATATAGGCGGTAACATAAGCAATCACATACAGGTATCTCCGGGACCTCTTCAGCTATGAGCCCTGATGGAGCTGCAAACtcacttttcctcttcagtACTCCCTTCTGGGCAGCAGCTCAACTTTGATGAGAAGACAGATCCTCTCTTGATTAAATTAGCTAGGATCTTGGTAGTTGGATCTGTGGGTTTGAATCCACTCACAGGGAGGCACAAGCTGTCCCTACAGTTCATATTTCCTGAGGGAGGAACTGATTGCTGGGctgctataaaaaaaatagGCAGTAATACCCCAGCTTGGGTTTCCAAAGAAAGCTCTACTAGAGTGATGTGACTCCTTGTTTGCTGGCATTTGCTGTTATCCTCTGGGAATGTGCCATAAACTGAGGCCCTCAGGGCTTTGCTGAAGGAATGTTTTGTCTTTATGCAAGTAAAAGTAGTGCCAGACCAAAGTCTTTTGGGTGGTAGTAAGGAAGAGGTCCTTATGAAGAAAAGAGCTGATGCAAAACTATCAGCAGCACAAAGTTTTTCTTGTTCCTTCCTTCTATAAGTGGTGGTGGGATTCCCAGCATCTTCATTATGGAGAAACAAACCTTACAGCCTTAGGCAATGGGGTTTGTCTCAGTAGACTCCCAAAGGGTGCACTCCTCTGCATAGCTTCACACTGTCACACTGACTTGGAGGAACCAGCTTTGGGCATGGAGAACCAATTTCTAGAGAGGGCCAAATATGGGGGGTGAGAGACAGGAGGCAGTTCTGTAAGGCACAGACTGAAAGTGTGAGACtgaacagatttaaaataattctgattgAATGCTGGAAATTCAGAGATAAAGAGTGTATTGCAAGTGCTGTGATAAGTGACTAAATCCATTTGGAACTTGCtgtttggtgtgtttttttctctgcacttGGCTATGACCTTCAACAGCAAAATTAGTTAGCTGTAAACAGCCAATACAAAGTTAATCATCCAGTCTCTATATGAGCACCAGTCTCTTGATAGCATGGCTACACATTCTTATGGACTCAAAAGACCACCTACTTTTTGTACCAGACCATCAGAGAAAAAACTGTGGAAAAGGTGAGGCAGCAACAGGAAggacagagttaaaaaaaagataaattagaGGTAAACAGAGAACAGACAAAGAAAGGATGTGTTCTTAGGTTAGCACAGAATCAGCAGAGGTCAGATCTAAGCTGGGTAATTATTATT from Pelecanus crispus isolate bPelCri1 chromosome 5, bPelCri1.pri, whole genome shotgun sequence encodes the following:
- the LOC104038410 gene encoding UDP-glucuronosyltransferase 1A6 translates to MALPFQCFYQRIWMFLLLMLSLTFAEGGKILVIPQDGSHWLSMRPVVGKLQQNGHEVVVVVPSTSLYMKPKEPQNYTVKVYPVPYTEQHLAVLLKSFVNTHFIEQSVLNIIITMYQNILEIFRFFFTTCESLLHNKDMMDYLRESKFDVVFADPILMCGPIIAEYLAVPSVYFLRGFPCGMDYEATQCPNPPSYIPRLFLLNSDSMTFAQRVKNMLIHMLEFVYCKPLFAQFEELAYEILQKKVTATDLLSCGSVWLMRYDFVFEFPRPVMPNMFFIGGINCDQKKKLSQV